From Brevibacillus marinus, a single genomic window includes:
- a CDS encoding SLAP domain-containing protein: protein MFSFLKNWMKKGQNEQRPLDELKQDIQEGTTVPAEDGTGAEADGTESGMEQPAQTVRTDLSLHPGWDEVLDAEKKYTLRFLQAELPEMADGTLGVTGFSLIPHEQGLTAAMFFRNGTKHPIRFKNMTLLLMFDDEVFARHTFDLNELGQIPPYSSRPWEVLFPRSSFLKDNIRFERWKVAMERKRVWPKQLDLDPQMEARMTERQKERLQLLVRKLRPLAPREVYVAGFDIARAKDGRLVVGLLFRNGMSTPYSPEKLHVEILDHAGDLVAAGTFDASSVEVKPGTSRPWIVVFPPGAVKKADADLKRWTLKVT from the coding sequence ATGTTTTCTTTTTTGAAAAACTGGATGAAAAAAGGGCAAAATGAACAGCGACCACTGGATGAGTTGAAGCAGGACATACAGGAAGGCACCACCGTACCGGCTGAAGACGGTACAGGAGCGGAAGCGGATGGAACCGAGAGCGGCATGGAGCAGCCGGCGCAAACGGTGCGAACGGATCTTTCGCTGCACCCGGGTTGGGATGAGGTGCTTGACGCGGAGAAGAAGTACACGCTTCGCTTCCTGCAGGCCGAACTGCCGGAGATGGCTGACGGCACGCTCGGCGTGACTGGGTTTAGTCTGATTCCCCATGAGCAGGGTTTGACGGCGGCGATGTTTTTCCGCAATGGGACCAAACATCCGATCCGCTTTAAAAATATGACCCTGCTGCTGATGTTTGACGATGAGGTGTTTGCCCGTCACACTTTCGACTTGAATGAGCTGGGGCAGATTCCCCCATACAGCAGCCGTCCCTGGGAAGTGCTGTTCCCGCGCAGCAGTTTCCTCAAGGACAACATCCGCTTCGAGCGCTGGAAAGTGGCGATGGAGCGGAAGCGCGTCTGGCCGAAACAGCTTGATCTGGACCCGCAGATGGAAGCGCGGATGACCGAGAGGCAAAAGGAACGACTGCAGCTGTTGGTCCGCAAGCTGCGGCCGTTGGCTCCGCGGGAAGTGTACGTGGCCGGCTTCGACATCGCCCGGGCCAAAGACGGACGTCTCGTCGTCGGTTTGTTGTTCCGCAACGGCATGTCCACGCCGTACAGTCCGGAAAAGCTGCATGTTGAGATTCTCGACCATGCGGGCGATCTGGTTGCCGCCGGAACGTTTGACGCCAGCAGCGTGGAAGTGAAGCCGGGCACCAGCCGCCCGTGGATCGTCGTGTTTCCGCCGGGAGCCGTCAAAAAAGCAGACGCCGATCTCAAGCGTTGGACGTTGAAAGTAACCTAA
- a CDS encoding YitT family protein, whose translation MTFLHQLLSILLGCLLVGVGVNAFLVPHQLMDGGMIGIGLLANYYFAWPPGLTILLCSLPLYLFVYLYDRELFYHSFHGMLLSSVVIDALSGLRKWGTLFSLETSAVLGGALIGSGIGIMLAYHTNTGGTDLFAQFIARRFHYPVALLIFFLDGFIVGLSFHVNGLEGTVFSLITITTVALCTHFFSQIRHKRPPYVVIGPIGGNTTGTKRRKR comes from the coding sequence ATGACGTTCCTGCACCAACTGTTGTCCATCCTGCTCGGATGCCTGCTGGTCGGAGTCGGCGTCAATGCGTTTCTTGTCCCGCATCAGTTGATGGATGGGGGCATGATCGGAATTGGCCTGCTCGCCAACTACTATTTCGCTTGGCCGCCCGGGTTGACCATTCTCCTGTGCAGTCTGCCCCTTTACCTGTTCGTATATCTGTACGACAGAGAACTGTTTTATCACAGTTTTCACGGCATGCTGCTGTCCTCCGTCGTAATCGATGCGTTGAGCGGCTTGCGGAAGTGGGGGACGCTGTTTTCCCTCGAAACTTCAGCCGTGCTCGGCGGGGCCTTGATCGGCAGCGGCATCGGAATCATGCTCGCCTATCACACGAACACCGGCGGCACGGACTTGTTCGCGCAATTTATCGCCAGACGGTTCCATTATCCGGTGGCGCTGCTCATATTCTTCCTCGACGGCTTCATCGTCGGCCTCTCTTTTCATGTCAACGGGTTGGAAGGAACGGTTTTTTCGCTCATTACCATCACAACCGTCGCGCTCTGCACCCATTTTTTCAGCCAGATCAGACACAAGCGGCCGCCATACGTCGTGATCGGGCCGATCGGCGGAAACACAACCGGGACTAAGCGGCGGAAGCGGTAA
- a CDS encoding YolD-like family protein, giving the protein MKSVSKKDNLFAASRFVLPEHREMYLEMKREQALVPQPIVAEDELDRFNRILYDSLQRGEPVTVRYWVPVRRDLGEIRSVSGRVKRMDAANWQIKIACDEHVTWIAASRIVAVSRCEPCSR; this is encoded by the coding sequence ATGAAGTCAGTCAGCAAGAAGGACAACCTGTTTGCGGCGAGCCGTTTTGTGCTTCCTGAGCATCGCGAAATGTATCTGGAGATGAAACGGGAGCAGGCGTTGGTCCCGCAGCCTATCGTGGCGGAAGACGAGCTGGACCGGTTTAACCGCATCCTGTACGATTCCCTGCAGCGGGGCGAGCCGGTCACGGTGCGTTATTGGGTGCCGGTTCGCCGCGATTTGGGAGAGATCCGCTCTGTCTCGGGGCGGGTGAAGAGGATGGACGCGGCCAACTGGCAGATCAAGATTGCCTGCGACGAGCATGTAACCTGGATTGCGGCGTCCAGGATCGTCGCAGTCAGCCGATGCGAGCCATGCAGCCGTTGA
- a CDS encoding accessory Sec system S-layer assembly protein: MFTFMKNWLKKGSGSEGLAADREITEESVLPADQAQLAQVREAEPSAEPTDFPQQQTAQEQMAAAATEAAEPAEEQSGGEQTAGEQAAGGPAVETAVETPLSLHPEWEQQLDSSQKYALMFMASELPPMASDSISLAGIRIYPHEQGVEVTAFIRNGSSRPIRLNQMNLLLLFDENRLFARQRFDLSAVGEIPPRHARPWSFLFLRENFLITDVLLSRWKLAFELAEKKLVLPQQLELEESWIKALSDEQKQSLIELARRLPPLRQGEVNLQPVQLSRGADGSLRALLLFRNGSTRSLSFEKLPLVLLDAQGEKAAEGLFELAGGLTVRKETSKPWLFIFPRQNLCKEAPDFSRWKVIIPGKA, encoded by the coding sequence ATGTTTACTTTTATGAAGAATTGGTTGAAGAAAGGTTCCGGTAGCGAAGGGCTCGCTGCAGATAGAGAGATAACAGAGGAATCGGTGCTGCCGGCGGATCAGGCTCAGCTCGCCCAGGTGCGGGAAGCGGAGCCGTCGGCGGAACCGACCGACTTCCCTCAACAGCAGACGGCGCAGGAGCAGATGGCGGCAGCGGCAACGGAGGCGGCCGAGCCCGCCGAAGAGCAGAGCGGCGGGGAACAAACCGCCGGGGAGCAGGCGGCTGGGGGGCCTGCGGTGGAGACGGCCGTCGAGACCCCGCTTTCGCTGCACCCGGAGTGGGAGCAGCAGTTGGACAGCAGTCAAAAATACGCGCTGATGTTTATGGCCAGCGAGCTGCCGCCGATGGCCAGCGACAGCATCTCGCTGGCGGGGATCCGGATCTACCCTCATGAACAAGGGGTGGAAGTGACGGCGTTTATCCGCAACGGTTCGTCGCGGCCGATCCGCTTGAATCAGATGAACTTGCTCTTGCTGTTTGACGAGAACCGGCTGTTTGCCCGCCAGCGGTTCGACTTGTCGGCAGTGGGGGAGATCCCGCCGCGGCATGCCCGTCCCTGGAGTTTCCTGTTTTTGCGGGAAAACTTCCTGATCACCGATGTGCTCCTCTCGCGATGGAAGCTGGCCTTTGAGTTGGCGGAGAAAAAGCTGGTGCTGCCTCAGCAGTTGGAGTTGGAAGAATCGTGGATCAAGGCGCTTAGCGATGAGCAGAAGCAGTCACTGATTGAATTGGCCCGGCGCCTGCCCCCGCTGCGGCAGGGAGAGGTGAACCTGCAGCCTGTCCAGTTGAGCCGGGGGGCGGACGGTTCGCTGCGTGCGCTGCTGCTGTTTCGCAATGGCTCGACCCGCTCGCTCTCTTTCGAGAAACTGCCGCTGGTGCTGCTCGACGCCCAGGGGGAGAAGGCGGCAGAAGGTCTGTTTGAGCTGGCGGGAGGGCTCACGGTGCGCAAAGAGACGAGCAAACCCTGGCTGTTTATCTTTCCCCGGCAGAACCTGTGCAAGGAAGCGCCGGACTTCTCCCGCTGGAAGGTAATCATTCCGGGCAAAGCGTGA